Proteins encoded in a region of the Frondihabitans sp. 762G35 genome:
- a CDS encoding methionine ABC transporter permease, translating to MDFFLSNVDVFVRAIFETLFMVFVSMIAAGILGLALGIGLYVTRPGNLLSNRGLFTTLNVVVNIIRPIPFVIFLAAIQPLTSSVIGTTIGPSAAAFALSLAAAFAVSRIVEQSLVGVDPGVIEAARAVGASPVRIIFTVLIPEGLGPLILGYSFIFVGIVDMSAQAGIIGGGGLGDFAIAYGSQRYNYTVVYITVAVIVVLVQLGQFFGNYLARKALRR from the coding sequence ATGGACTTCTTCCTGAGCAACGTCGACGTGTTCGTCCGGGCCATCTTCGAGACGCTCTTCATGGTCTTCGTCTCGATGATCGCGGCCGGGATCCTCGGGCTCGCCCTGGGCATCGGGCTCTACGTCACCCGGCCGGGCAACCTCCTGTCGAACCGCGGGCTGTTCACGACGCTCAACGTCGTCGTCAACATCATCCGGCCGATCCCGTTCGTGATCTTCCTCGCGGCCATCCAGCCGCTCACCAGCTCGGTGATCGGCACCACCATCGGCCCGAGCGCCGCGGCGTTCGCCCTCTCGCTGGCGGCCGCGTTCGCCGTCTCGCGCATCGTGGAGCAGAGCCTCGTGGGAGTCGACCCGGGGGTCATCGAGGCGGCCCGCGCGGTCGGGGCGAGCCCCGTGCGGATCATCTTCACGGTCTTGATCCCCGAGGGACTCGGGCCGCTGATCCTGGGTTACTCGTTCATCTTCGTCGGCATCGTCGACATGTCCGCCCAGGCGGGCATCATCGGCGGCGGCGGCCTCGGCGACTTCGCCATCGCGTACGGCTCGCAGCGCTACAACTACACGGTGGTCTACATCACGGTCGCCGTCATCGTGGTGCTGGTGCAGCTCGGGCAGTTCTTCGGCAACTACCTGGCGCGCAAGGCGCTGCGCCGCTGA
- a CDS encoding DUF6518 family protein — MTAIPTKTTTPRWYSETPRGALRAIVVVLVGSALIGGLTSPAQQYLPEAVRSLANSAGGWSMFAFLLVWASRARPLLGAVLGAVSFLLMVEAYGVVSLWRGFFFAEPFSSSWTPIALVAGPVFGLAAAFVRHSDHRWLRVAGVAVLSLALVAEAAFGLTVVRDTTSPVYWLLELAAAIAFVALALLRPRP, encoded by the coding sequence ATGACCGCGATCCCGACGAAGACGACGACGCCCCGCTGGTACTCGGAGACTCCGCGGGGCGCCCTGCGGGCGATCGTGGTCGTCCTCGTCGGAAGCGCCCTGATCGGCGGGCTGACCAGCCCGGCCCAGCAGTACCTGCCCGAGGCCGTCCGCTCCCTCGCGAACTCCGCCGGGGGGTGGAGCATGTTCGCGTTCCTCCTCGTCTGGGCGTCGCGGGCCCGACCGCTGCTGGGCGCCGTCCTCGGGGCGGTCTCCTTCCTGCTGATGGTGGAGGCCTACGGCGTCGTCAGCCTCTGGCGCGGTTTCTTCTTCGCCGAGCCGTTCTCCTCCTCCTGGACGCCCATCGCGCTGGTCGCCGGCCCGGTGTTCGGTCTCGCGGCGGCGTTCGTCCGGCACTCCGACCATCGGTGGCTGCGGGTCGCGGGCGTCGCGGTGCTGAGCCTCGCGCTCGTCGCCGAGGCGGCCTTCGGCCTGACGGTGGTCCGCGACACGACGAGCCCCGTCTACTGGCTCCTGGAGCTCGCCGCCGCGATCGCCTTCGTCGCCCTGGCTCTCCTCCGCCCTCGTCCCTAG